Proteins co-encoded in one Klebsiella michiganensis genomic window:
- a CDS encoding protoheme IX farnesyltransferase (converts protoheme IX and farnesyl diphosphate to heme O), with protein MIKQYLQVTKPGIIFGNLISVIGGFLLASKGSINYPLFLYTLVGVSLVVASGCVYNNFIDRDIDQKMERTKNRVLVKGLISPKISLVYATVLGIAGFMLLWFGANPLAMWLAVMGFVVYVGVYSLYMKRHSVYGTLIGSLSGAAPPVIGYCAVTNEFDTGAAILLAIFSLWQMPHSYAIAIFRFKDYQAANIPVLPVVKGISVAKNHITLYIIAFAVATLMLSLGGYAGYKYLIVAAAVSVWWLGMALRGYKVEDDKVWARKLFIFSIVAITSLSVMMSVDFMVPDSHNLLTYVW; from the coding sequence ATGATTAAGCAATACCTGCAAGTAACGAAACCAGGAATTATTTTCGGTAATTTAATTTCTGTCATTGGGGGATTTTTACTGGCCTCGAAGGGCAGCATTAATTACCCGCTGTTCCTCTACACGCTGGTTGGCGTATCACTGGTGGTCGCATCAGGTTGTGTCTATAACAACTTTATCGACCGCGATATCGACCAGAAAATGGAGAGAACGAAAAATCGGGTGCTGGTTAAAGGCCTGATTTCACCGAAAATTTCGCTGGTGTACGCCACCGTGTTGGGTATTGCTGGCTTCATGCTGCTGTGGTTTGGTGCTAATCCGCTGGCGATGTGGCTGGCCGTGATGGGCTTCGTGGTTTATGTCGGGGTGTATAGCCTCTACATGAAACGCCACTCGGTCTACGGCACGCTCATCGGCAGCCTGTCCGGTGCGGCTCCTCCGGTTATCGGCTACTGCGCTGTGACCAACGAGTTCGATACCGGCGCCGCTATCCTGCTGGCTATCTTTAGTCTGTGGCAGATGCCGCACTCCTATGCGATTGCCATCTTCCGCTTTAAAGATTACCAGGCCGCCAATATTCCGGTTCTGCCGGTGGTAAAAGGCATTTCTGTCGCCAAGAACCACATCACGCTGTACATCATCGCTTTTGCGGTGGCGACGCTGATGCTTTCTCTGGGCGGCTATGCCGGATACAAATACCTGATCGTCGCCGCGGCGGTCAGCGTCTGGTGGCTGGGCATGGCGTTACGAGGCTATAAAGTGGAAGACGATAAGGTGTGGGCGCGCAAGCTGTTCATCTTCTCTATCGTGGCCATTACCTCGCTGAGCGTCATGATGTCGGTCGATTTTATGGTGCCAGACTCGCATAATCTGCTGACTTACGTCTGGTAA
- a CDS encoding cytochrome o ubiquinol oxidase subunit IV gives MSHSTEHSGAHHGSVKTYMTGFILSIILTAIPFWIVMEGTASHGTMLAVILVTAVVQILVHLVCFLHLNTSSSERWNLVAFAFTVLIIAILVVGSIWIMWNLNLNMMVH, from the coding sequence ATGAGTCATTCAACTGAACACAGCGGCGCCCACCACGGTAGCGTGAAGACCTACATGACAGGTTTTATCCTGTCTATCATCCTGACGGCTATCCCGTTCTGGATTGTAATGGAAGGCACGGCCTCTCACGGCACCATGCTTGCCGTGATCCTGGTGACTGCAGTCGTCCAGATTCTGGTGCACCTCGTGTGCTTCCTGCATCTGAACACCTCTTCGAGTGAGCGCTGGAACCTGGTGGCATTTGCCTTTACGGTGCTGATTATTGCCATTCTGGTGGTCGGCTCGATCTGGATTATGTGGAACCTCAACCTGAACATGATGGTTCACTAA
- a CDS encoding cytochrome o ubiquinol oxidase subunit III, producing the protein MATETVNNAHAAEHGHHDAGTNKVFGFWIYLMSDCILFCCLFATYAVLVNGTAGGPAGKDIFELPFVAVETALLLVSSITYGMAIIAMNKGNKSQVISWLALTFLCGAGFVGMEIYEFHHLIKEGFGPDRSGFLSAFFALVGTHGLHVTSGLVWMAFMMIHVSRRGLTSTNRARLMCLSLFWHFLDVVWICVFSVVYLMGAM; encoded by the coding sequence ATGGCAACTGAGACTGTAAATAACGCCCACGCCGCGGAGCATGGGCACCACGATGCGGGAACCAATAAGGTCTTTGGTTTCTGGATCTACCTGATGAGCGACTGCATTCTGTTCTGTTGCTTGTTCGCGACCTATGCCGTTCTGGTGAACGGCACCGCAGGTGGCCCGGCAGGGAAAGACATCTTCGAACTGCCGTTCGTGGCCGTTGAAACGGCCCTGCTGCTGGTGAGCTCCATCACCTACGGCATGGCGATCATCGCCATGAACAAAGGCAACAAAAGCCAGGTTATCTCCTGGCTGGCGCTGACCTTCCTGTGCGGTGCGGGCTTCGTCGGGATGGAAATCTATGAATTCCATCACCTGATCAAAGAAGGTTTCGGTCCGGATCGCAGCGGCTTCCTGTCAGCGTTCTTCGCGCTGGTTGGTACCCATGGTCTGCACGTAACCTCTGGTCTGGTATGGATGGCATTCATGATGATTCATGTTTCCCGTCGCGGCCTGACCAGCACCAACCGTGCGCGTCTGATGTGCCTGAGCCTGTTCTGGCACTTCCTTGACGTGGTGTGGATCTGCGTATTCTCTGTAGTCTATCTGATGGGGGCGATGTAA